The Opitutales bacterium genome has a window encoding:
- the rpsK gene encoding 30S ribosomal protein S11: MSDETEKPEEELKEETAPAAEVATEEVPAEEAPVKKEETAEDLLKEDLGDLKIRRAKGSKNVINGIVNVLATFNNTKVTFCDSKGNVISWSSAGKMGFRGSRKSTAYAAQVVTQDAGKVALSHGMKEVVIKVNGPGMGRDSAVRAVQSLGLTVTAITDVTPVPHNGCRPPKRRRV; this comes from the coding sequence ATGAGCGACGAAACCGAAAAACCGGAAGAAGAGCTAAAAGAAGAGACAGCTCCTGCAGCGGAAGTTGCAACTGAAGAAGTTCCCGCTGAAGAGGCACCTGTCAAAAAAGAGGAGACTGCCGAAGATCTTCTCAAAGAAGATTTGGGTGATCTCAAGATCCGCCGTGCCAAAGGCAGCAAGAATGTAATCAACGGAATCGTAAACGTGTTGGCTACTTTCAATAACACAAAGGTGACTTTCTGTGACTCCAAAGGAAATGTAATCTCTTGGTCCAGCGCGGGCAAGATGGGCTTTCGCGGATCACGCAAGTCTACAGCTTATGCCGCCCAAGTGGTCACTCAGGACGCCGGCAAGGTTGCCCTGTCTCACGGCATGAAAGAAGTCGTGATCAAAGTTAACGGACCTGGTATGGGCCGTGATTCTGCAGTGCGTGCTGTCCAATCACTGGGTCTCACTGTTACCGCTATTACAGATGTCACTCCAGTGCCTCACAATGGCTGCCGCCCTCCCAAACGCCGCCGCGTCTAA
- the rpsM gene encoding 30S ribosomal protein S13, which translates to MPRLLGVDIPPNKKIPFALRYVYGIGPTRADLVVKESGFDPEKRARELSEEEVNQLANIILEKGFVVEGDLRRDVASNIKRLMAVRSHRGMRHQRGLPVRGQRTKTNARTRKGGRRTVGVVRK; encoded by the coding sequence ATGCCACGCTTACTCGGAGTAGACATTCCGCCCAACAAAAAAATCCCATTCGCTTTGCGCTATGTATATGGTATTGGCCCGACACGCGCCGACCTCGTCGTGAAGGAATCTGGTTTCGATCCAGAGAAGCGCGCTCGCGAGCTTTCTGAAGAGGAAGTAAACCAGCTTGCTAACATCATCCTGGAAAAGGGATTTGTTGTAGAAGGTGACCTGCGCCGCGACGTGGCATCCAACATCAAACGCTTGATGGCTGTCCGTTCGCATCGTGGTATGCGTCACCAGCGTGGACTCCCTGTCCGCGGACAGCGTACCAAAACGAATGCCCGTACCCGCAAGGGTGGTCGCCGGACTGTCGGTGTTGTGCGCAAATAG
- the map gene encoding type I methionyl aminopeptidase: MIPIKSDSEISQMRTVCQMAATVLDEMVQATDVGVTTYDLDQLGKKLMQEQGCASACYNYKNGSKIFPAHTCISVNEEIVHGIGRIEKTLEEGDVITLDVCCLHEGWVGDNARTIIVGQPRSEEDAYLVEHTRKALDAGIAAARPNKRVGDISYAIQQYLDRQKLGIIRDFVGHGVGHSMHEEPQIPNFGRRNTGPKLRAGMTLAIEPMVALGSPQVDMLEDGWTAVTRDRSSAAHSEHTVLITESGPEILTVPKNHK, translated from the coding sequence ATGATTCCAATAAAGTCAGACAGTGAAATCTCGCAGATGCGGACAGTGTGCCAAATGGCCGCTACCGTATTGGATGAGATGGTCCAGGCTACTGACGTGGGTGTTACGACATATGATTTGGACCAGTTAGGGAAAAAGTTGATGCAGGAGCAAGGCTGCGCGAGCGCCTGCTATAACTACAAGAACGGTTCAAAGATTTTCCCAGCACATACCTGTATTTCCGTGAATGAAGAGATTGTTCATGGAATCGGGAGAATCGAAAAGACGCTCGAGGAGGGAGACGTGATCACTCTGGACGTCTGCTGCTTGCACGAAGGTTGGGTCGGCGACAACGCCCGTACGATCATTGTCGGTCAGCCGCGATCTGAAGAGGATGCTTACTTGGTTGAGCATACGCGCAAGGCCCTAGATGCCGGTATCGCAGCGGCGCGACCCAACAAACGGGTCGGTGATATTTCATATGCGATACAGCAGTATCTGGATCGCCAGAAACTCGGAATCATTCGTGACTTTGTCGGTCACGGCGTCGGGCACTCGATGCACGAGGAGCCACAGATTCCCAACTTTGGACGCCGGAATACGGGTCCAAAGTTGCGTGCAGGGATGACTCTCGCGATCGAACCCATGGTTGCTTTGGGCAGCCCTCAAGTAGATATGCTTGAGGATGGCTGGACAGCCGTTACGCGGGACCGCAGTTCCGCTGCACACTCTGAACACACAGTTCTGATTACTGAATCTGGACCCGAAATTCTAACTGTGCCAAAAAATCACAAATAA
- the secY gene encoding preprotein translocase subunit SecY has product MFSAFTNSFKIPELRKRLVLTISLLFVARIGANIPLPGINPQLIKDYFDSATDASGGVVGMFNMFTGGALLNGAIFGLGIMPYISASIIMQLLGAVFPAISRLQQEGDVGREKLNSYTRYLTLGICLIQGLLLVFALALNPGAIIPGYSIAANGEIVQMPLFWFALTATLFLTTGTMIMVWLGEQITQSGVGNGVSLLITVGILADLPRAVATLYGMFNVPAGVEGVTRLNLPIGVLLALLLLVVTASLVAITQAQRKIPVQYAKRIVGRKVYGDQSSFLPLKVNYAGVMPVIFASALLMFPAQILNSLGGATGISFFNRAASWIGQGEAAYYIIFGSMIFIFSYFWVSIMFRPIQIADDLKKYGGYIPGVRPGDPTAKFLDFVMTRLTFFGAFSLMVIALFPDLLFNFLNIPFTVAIFFGGTGMLITVGVVLDTMRQIETYLLQRHYDGFLKKSKGKAKTSTRNKQLMDTTDLRESWKLWRPFFYVAGGLFVIGLVSAIFN; this is encoded by the coding sequence ATGTTCTCTGCTTTCACCAACAGTTTTAAGATCCCTGAGCTTCGTAAGCGCCTGGTGCTTACGATCTCACTGCTTTTTGTCGCGCGGATCGGTGCCAACATTCCACTGCCTGGAATCAACCCTCAGCTGATCAAAGATTATTTCGATTCGGCTACGGATGCCAGTGGAGGCGTGGTCGGCATGTTCAACATGTTTACTGGGGGCGCGCTGCTGAATGGGGCGATTTTTGGTTTAGGCATTATGCCTTATATTAGTGCCTCGATCATCATGCAGTTGCTGGGGGCGGTTTTCCCTGCTATCTCTCGTTTGCAACAAGAGGGGGATGTGGGACGTGAGAAACTCAACAGCTACACGCGTTACCTGACTCTTGGGATTTGTTTAATCCAGGGTCTCCTGCTGGTCTTTGCTTTGGCGCTCAACCCTGGTGCCATCATCCCGGGCTACTCCATCGCAGCGAATGGCGAAATCGTCCAGATGCCATTGTTCTGGTTCGCGCTGACCGCTACCTTATTTCTGACCACCGGCACCATGATTATGGTGTGGTTGGGTGAGCAGATCACTCAGTCTGGTGTAGGAAATGGAGTCTCACTGCTTATCACTGTCGGTATCCTCGCAGATCTGCCGCGGGCGGTAGCGACGCTTTACGGCATGTTTAATGTGCCTGCCGGTGTGGAAGGCGTGACGCGTCTAAATCTGCCAATCGGTGTGCTCTTGGCCCTGCTTCTCCTTGTGGTAACAGCGTCGCTTGTCGCGATCACTCAGGCACAACGCAAAATCCCTGTGCAGTATGCGAAGCGGATCGTCGGACGGAAAGTCTATGGCGATCAAAGCTCGTTCTTACCGCTTAAAGTAAATTATGCAGGTGTAATGCCGGTGATCTTCGCCTCGGCGCTGCTCATGTTTCCGGCCCAGATTTTGAATTCTTTGGGCGGTGCAACAGGCATCAGCTTCTTCAATCGCGCGGCATCATGGATCGGGCAAGGCGAAGCTGCTTATTACATCATTTTTGGATCGATGATCTTCATTTTCAGTTATTTCTGGGTGTCGATCATGTTCCGTCCCATCCAGATCGCGGATGATCTCAAAAAATACGGTGGATATATTCCGGGAGTGCGTCCTGGGGATCCGACTGCGAAGTTCCTCGACTTCGTGATGACCCGTCTGACTTTCTTCGGCGCTTTCTCGCTGATGGTGATCGCTCTGTTTCCCGATCTGTTGTTTAACTTTCTCAATATTCCGTTCACGGTGGCCATCTTCTTTGGTGGCACGGGAATGTTGATCACTGTGGGGGTGGTGTTGGATACCATGCGACAGATAGAAACCTATCTATTACAGCGCCACTACGACGGTTTTCTCAAGAAAAGTAAGGGTAAAGCTAAGACCTCGACACGCAACAAGCAGCTTATGGATACCACCGATCTGCGCGAGTCTTGGAAACTGTGGCGTCCCTTCTTTTACGTCGCTGGTGGTCTGTTTGTAATCGGTCTCGTATCAGCCATTTTTAACTGA
- the rplO gene encoding 50S ribosomal protein L15, giving the protein MRLHSIKSSDGANRRLLRVGRGEGNGRGKTCGRGHKGQRSRAGFSQRPGFESGHVPLYRRLPHRGFNNKNFSTTYDIVNLRDLSDFGADEITPELLKSKGLVRSSSDLVKILGDGEFTAKVKISAHKFSKKAKALIEAAGGEAIVIETKVAPEADSSETES; this is encoded by the coding sequence ATGAGACTTCATTCAATCAAATCTTCTGATGGTGCGAATCGTCGCCTCCTTCGCGTTGGACGCGGAGAAGGTAATGGTCGCGGAAAGACCTGTGGCCGCGGCCACAAGGGTCAGCGTTCCCGTGCCGGTTTCAGCCAACGTCCTGGTTTTGAGAGTGGACACGTGCCCCTCTATCGCCGTCTTCCTCACCGCGGATTCAACAACAAGAATTTTTCTACCACCTACGATATCGTTAACCTCCGTGATCTGAGTGACTTCGGAGCTGATGAAATTACTCCTGAGCTTCTCAAGAGCAAAGGACTGGTGCGTTCATCCAGTGATCTCGTCAAGATCCTCGGTGATGGTGAATTTACTGCCAAGGTGAAGATCAGTGCTCACAAGTTTTCCAAAAAAGCTAAAGCATTGATCGAAGCTGCTGGAGGCGAGGCCATTGTCATTGAGACAAAGGTCGCTCCAGAAGCTGATTCATCTGAGACGGAGTCATAA
- the rpsE gene encoding 30S ribosomal protein S5, with protein MSNDRPNNQNRGGRDNRGGRRNDDRRNRDQGEQEPPEFVDKVVFINRCAKVVKGGRRFSFSALVVSGDGKGRIGVGYGKAKEVPEAVRKGTESAHRQMEHISFEGETIPHPVLGEADGGKVLLRPASEGTGIIAGGGVRAALEAVGIKNVLSKSLGSNNHLAVVNATLAGLRQLRTAGQIKELRAATAEA; from the coding sequence ATGAGTAACGATAGACCCAACAATCAAAATCGGGGCGGACGTGACAACCGCGGTGGCCGCCGTAACGACGATCGTCGTAATCGTGACCAAGGTGAGCAAGAGCCACCTGAGTTCGTCGACAAGGTAGTATTTATTAACCGCTGTGCGAAGGTCGTGAAGGGAGGTCGTCGCTTCTCATTCTCCGCGCTCGTGGTTTCCGGAGATGGCAAAGGTCGTATCGGAGTCGGATATGGTAAGGCCAAGGAAGTACCCGAGGCTGTCCGCAAAGGAACCGAGTCTGCACATCGCCAGATGGAGCACATCAGTTTCGAAGGAGAGACCATCCCACACCCAGTTTTGGGCGAAGCGGATGGCGGTAAGGTATTGCTACGCCCGGCATCAGAGGGAACGGGCATCATCGCCGGTGGTGGTGTGCGCGCAGCGCTCGAAGCCGTTGGCATCAAAAATGTGCTTTCTAAGAGCTTGGGCTCGAATAACCACTTGGCCGTTGTAAACGCAACGCTTGCAGGTCTCCGTCAGCTCCGCACAGCTGGACAGATCAAAGAATTGCGCGCCGCAACTGCCGAGGCATAA
- a CDS encoding 50S ribosomal protein L18 — protein sequence MKLEKKKTLAQKRRWRIRRKIKGTAERPRLTVCCTNKNIHAQCIDDDAAVTKAAVSSIKMDDVKCNVAGAEVLGAKIAEIAKENGIESVVFDRAGRRYHGMIKAFADAARAGGLKF from the coding sequence ATGAAACTCGAAAAGAAAAAAACTTTAGCCCAAAAGCGCCGCTGGCGCATCCGCAGAAAAATTAAAGGCACGGCTGAACGGCCACGTCTCACTGTGTGCTGCACGAACAAGAACATCCATGCTCAGTGCATTGATGACGATGCTGCGGTCACCAAAGCTGCAGTCAGCTCAATCAAGATGGACGACGTGAAGTGCAACGTCGCAGGTGCTGAGGTGCTCGGTGCGAAGATCGCTGAAATTGCAAAAGAAAACGGTATCGAGTCTGTGGTCTTTGACCGCGCAGGACGCCGCTACCACGGAATGATCAAAGCATTTGCTGACGCTGCCCGCGCAGGTGGCCTAAAATTCTAA
- the rplF gene encoding 50S ribosomal protein L6: MSRIGKLPIEIDEKVTVKVSGQTVFVEGPKGKIEQSFDKAVSIELVDNTVVVKPASDSRLANALYGTVRSIINGMVIGVVSGYEKELEIQGVGFRADLKGTSQLDLALGYSHIIHYKIPEGVKVTVNGGTALKVEGVNKQMVGQVAASIRSFYPAEPYKGKGVRIKGEYVRRKEGKKTA; encoded by the coding sequence ATGAGCAGAATTGGAAAACTTCCCATCGAAATTGACGAGAAGGTAACTGTAAAAGTGAGCGGCCAGACCGTCTTCGTTGAGGGACCTAAGGGAAAAATTGAACAGTCTTTCGACAAGGCTGTATCCATCGAGCTGGTGGATAACACCGTAGTGGTGAAGCCTGCCTCGGATAGTCGCCTGGCGAATGCGCTCTATGGCACTGTGCGTTCTATCATCAATGGTATGGTCATCGGAGTCGTCAGCGGCTACGAAAAGGAGCTTGAGATTCAAGGTGTCGGTTTTCGCGCTGATTTGAAAGGCACCTCTCAACTCGATCTAGCTCTAGGCTATTCCCATATCATTCATTATAAGATCCCCGAAGGAGTGAAGGTGACTGTCAATGGTGGCACCGCTCTTAAGGTAGAGGGAGTTAACAAGCAGATGGTCGGTCAGGTAGCTGCCTCGATCCGTTCATTTTATCCCGCAGAGCCTTACAAGGGTAAGGGTGTCCGCATCAAGGGCGAATACGTCCGCCGCAAGGAAGGTAAGAAGACTGCCTAA
- the rpsH gene encoding 30S ribosomal protein S8, producing the protein MAVHDTIGDFLTILRNGSAARKESCTTYFSKIREGIASILKDEGYISDYEVSTDEKGRKFITVTLKYVKDTPALAGISRVSTPGRRVYCSYREIPRVLGGLGIAILTTSKGIMRAREARRNKVGGELICNVW; encoded by the coding sequence ATGGCTGTTCACGATACCATTGGCGATTTTCTCACTATACTTCGCAACGGGTCTGCTGCTCGCAAAGAATCCTGCACGACTTACTTTTCCAAAATTCGGGAAGGTATTGCTTCGATTCTTAAAGACGAAGGCTACATCTCTGATTATGAGGTGTCGACCGACGAGAAGGGGCGGAAGTTCATCACCGTCACGCTCAAGTATGTCAAAGACACGCCCGCACTCGCGGGAATCTCACGTGTGTCTACTCCCGGCCGTCGCGTCTATTGCAGCTACCGCGAAATCCCTCGCGTGCTCGGAGGCCTCGGCATTGCAATCCTAACCACATCAAAAGGCATCATGCGTGCACGTGAAGCCCGTCGCAACAAAGTCGGCGGTGAGCTCATCTGCAACGTATGGTAA
- the rpsN gene encoding 30S ribosomal protein S14 produces the protein MAKKSAIARNKKRIEMCDKFAEKRAKYKATIANPDATDEEFFDAQRRLAKLPRNSSPIRVRNRCSVTGRPRSYIGKFGLSRITFRELASQGRLPGVTRSSW, from the coding sequence ATGGCTAAGAAATCTGCAATCGCTCGTAATAAAAAGCGCATCGAAATGTGCGACAAGTTTGCCGAAAAACGTGCAAAGTATAAGGCAACTATCGCAAACCCAGACGCAACCGACGAAGAGTTCTTTGATGCTCAGCGCCGTCTAGCCAAGTTGCCTCGCAACTCCTCACCGATCCGAGTGCGTAACCGTTGTTCCGTTACCGGACGTCCTCGCTCTTACATTGGAAAATTCGGACTCTCCCGAATCACTTTCCGCGAACTTGCCTCACAAGGCCGCCTCCCCGGTGTTACCCGTTCTTCTTGGTAA
- the rplE gene encoding 50S ribosomal protein L5, with the protein MSNEPTLKKAYRDTIAKELKEAQGYGNVHEVPSIEKIVINSGVKATDEKAVLQDIVRDIGVITCQKPVVTKARLSISNFKLREGMPIGCKVTLRGNRMYEFLYKFINLALPSIRDFRGVSHKLDGSGNYTFGVKDHTIFPEINVDGAKRTFGFDVTIVTSAKTDAEGFELLKRFGMPFRKQSNENSEEAA; encoded by the coding sequence ATGAGCAACGAACCCACATTAAAAAAAGCATACCGCGATACCATCGCCAAGGAGCTCAAAGAAGCCCAAGGTTATGGTAACGTACATGAAGTGCCCAGCATCGAGAAGATCGTGATCAACTCAGGTGTAAAAGCTACTGACGAGAAGGCTGTGCTTCAGGACATCGTGCGAGACATCGGTGTCATCACCTGTCAAAAGCCGGTTGTCACTAAAGCACGCCTCAGCATCTCGAACTTCAAACTCCGCGAGGGTATGCCCATCGGTTGTAAGGTTACCCTGCGTGGCAACCGGATGTATGAATTTCTCTACAAATTTATCAACCTGGCTTTGCCGAGTATCCGCGACTTCCGCGGAGTGAGTCACAAACTCGATGGCAGTGGCAACTATACCTTCGGCGTCAAAGATCACACGATCTTTCCCGAAATCAATGTCGATGGCGCCAAGCGCACATTTGGTTTTGACGTCACTATTGTGACATCGGCCAAAACCGACGCAGAGGGTTTCGAACTGCTCAAGCGTTTTGGAATGCCCTTCCGCAAACAATCTAACGAAAACAGTGAAGAGGCTGCATAG
- the rplX gene encoding 50S ribosomal protein L24 translates to MAAKIKKGDEVVVISGSHKGKRGKILNFLPKKNRVIVEGVNMIKKHVKQNPQDPNAEDTGIIESEGSVHFSNIMLASRFDAKSAS, encoded by the coding sequence ATGGCTGCAAAGATTAAGAAGGGCGACGAAGTCGTTGTAATCTCTGGTTCCCACAAAGGCAAAAGAGGGAAGATACTCAATTTTCTGCCAAAGAAGAACCGCGTCATTGTTGAAGGTGTCAACATGATCAAAAAACACGTCAAACAGAACCCTCAGGATCCCAATGCCGAGGATACTGGCATCATCGAGTCCGAAGGATCTGTCCACTTTAGTAACATCATGCTCGCATCACGATTTGATGCTAAGAGCGCTTCCTAA
- the rplN gene encoding 50S ribosomal protein L14 — MIQMNTRLEVADNTGAKKAMMIRRLGQPKRHASVGDIIVCNIKESSTNASVKKGEVVRCVVVRTKAPIRRADGSYLRFDDNAVVVVNNEGNPKGTRIFGPVARELRAKYMKVISLAPEVL; from the coding sequence ATGATTCAAATGAACACCCGACTCGAGGTGGCGGACAACACCGGAGCCAAAAAGGCTATGATGATTCGACGTCTCGGACAACCCAAGCGCCACGCATCTGTGGGCGACATTATTGTCTGCAATATCAAGGAGAGTAGCACCAACGCCTCTGTGAAGAAGGGCGAAGTCGTACGCTGCGTGGTTGTTCGGACCAAGGCACCGATCCGTCGAGCCGATGGAAGTTACCTACGCTTCGATGATAATGCGGTAGTGGTTGTAAACAATGAAGGAAACCCCAAGGGAACTCGCATTTTCGGACCTGTAGCACGTGAGTTGCGTGCGAAGTATATGAAGGTCATCTCACTCGCACCGGAGGTATTATAG
- the rpsQ gene encoding 30S ribosomal protein S17: MSQNNSDRNSRKDLIGMVVSVSGNKTVKVAYEYKIPHPLYKKEIKRKTVVHAHDEKCESKVGDKVEIMETRPMSKLKRWRLVRIVEAAPIVG; encoded by the coding sequence ATGTCACAAAACAACTCAGATAGAAATTCACGCAAGGACCTCATTGGCATGGTCGTCAGCGTTTCTGGCAACAAGACAGTAAAGGTTGCCTACGAATACAAGATCCCGCATCCGCTTTACAAAAAAGAAATCAAGCGCAAGACCGTGGTGCACGCACACGATGAAAAGTGCGAGTCCAAGGTAGGGGATAAGGTCGAGATCATGGAGACCCGCCCGATGAGCAAGCTCAAGCGCTGGCGTTTGGTCCGGATCGTAGAAGCAGCACCGATCGTAGGTTAA